From Pseudomonas sp. stari2, a single genomic window includes:
- the ureE gene encoding urease accessory protein UreE, producing MLVIHRRIDPQPVWAAELHLTFEARSKSRLRCFSADGEDVGLFLERGQPPLHDGECLQAEDGRIVRVCARPEQLLHVTCANAFELTRAAYHLGNRHVALQVGDGWLRLLDDYVLKAMLEQLGAQVESIEAPFQPEHGAYGGGHHHSRHGDEDFNYAPKLHQFGVRL from the coding sequence ATGCTGGTGATTCATCGCAGAATCGATCCCCAACCCGTCTGGGCCGCCGAGTTGCACCTGACCTTCGAGGCCAGGAGCAAAAGCCGCCTGCGCTGTTTCAGTGCCGACGGCGAAGACGTCGGACTGTTTCTGGAGCGCGGCCAGCCGCCGCTGCATGACGGCGAATGCCTACAGGCTGAAGATGGCCGGATCGTCAGGGTCTGCGCCCGTCCCGAGCAACTGCTGCACGTCACCTGCGCCAACGCCTTCGAACTGACCCGCGCGGCCTATCACCTGGGCAATCGCCACGTCGCGCTGCAAGTCGGTGACGGCTGGCTGCGTCTGCTCGACGATTACGTACTCAAGGCAATGCTTGAGCAGTTGGGCGCGCAGGTCGAATCGATCGAAGCGCCGTTCCAGCCGGAACACGGCGCCTATGGTGGTGGCCATCACCATTCGCGGCACGGTGACGAGGACTTCAACTACGCGCCGAAACTCCACCAGTTCGGCGTCCGTTTGTGA
- a CDS encoding urease accessory protein UreF: MNPAWALLRLASPQLPIGGYSYSQGLEMAVDNGRVDSPDSARRWISDQLLLNLARFEAPMLLAHCQTAADENWNELRKLCESHRASRETRELHLESRQMGYSLQQLLNGLPELDAPARDFLEQCTEPHLALCWALAARAWQISPQDALAAWLWSWLENQLAVLMKTLPLGQQAAQRLTSELLPLLQQAQQDATRINPERLGSAAFGLSLACMAHERQYSRLFRS, translated from the coding sequence GTGAACCCGGCCTGGGCGCTGTTGCGCCTGGCCAGTCCGCAATTGCCAATTGGCGGCTACAGCTATTCCCAGGGCCTGGAAATGGCTGTGGATAACGGTCGCGTCGACAGCCCGGACAGCGCCCGCCGCTGGATCAGCGATCAATTGCTGCTCAATCTCGCGCGGTTCGAGGCCCCCATGCTACTCGCCCATTGCCAGACCGCAGCGGACGAAAACTGGAATGAACTGCGCAAGCTCTGCGAAAGCCACCGCGCCAGCCGCGAAACCCGCGAGCTGCATCTGGAGAGCCGGCAGATGGGCTACTCGTTGCAGCAATTGCTCAACGGTTTGCCCGAGCTCGACGCACCGGCCCGCGATTTTCTTGAGCAATGCACCGAACCGCACCTGGCCCTTTGCTGGGCATTGGCAGCGCGTGCCTGGCAGATCAGCCCGCAGGACGCCCTCGCCGCGTGGCTGTGGAGCTGGCTGGAAAACCAGCTCGCGGTGCTGATGAAAACCCTGCCGCTGGGCCAGCAAGCCGCCCAGCGCCTGACCAGCGAACTGCTGCCGCTGCTGCAACAGGCGCAGCAGGACGCCACCCGAATCAATCCCGAACGCCTCGGCAGCGCCGCGTTCGGTCTGTCCCTGGCGTGCATGGCCCATGAGCGCCAGTACAGCCGCCTGTTCCGTTCCTAG
- a CDS encoding TetR family transcriptional regulator yields the protein MLPRAEQKQQTRNALMDAARHLMESGRGFGSLSLREVTKTAGIVPTGFYRHFTDMDELGLVLVSEVGQTFRETIRLVRHNEFVMGGIIDASVRIFLDVVSANRSQFLFLAREQYGGSLPVRQAIGRLRENISSDLAADLALMPKLQHLNHEGLSVMADLIVKSVFATLPDIIDPPAEALPEHLTPQAKITQQLRFIFIGLKHWQGLGSTE from the coding sequence ATGCTGCCCCGCGCCGAACAGAAACAACAGACCCGCAACGCCCTGATGGACGCTGCCCGCCACTTGATGGAAAGCGGCCGAGGATTCGGCAGCCTGAGCCTGCGTGAAGTGACGAAAACCGCCGGCATCGTGCCCACCGGTTTCTACCGGCATTTCACCGACATGGATGAACTCGGCCTGGTACTGGTCAGCGAAGTCGGTCAGACCTTCCGCGAAACCATCCGCCTGGTGCGCCACAACGAATTCGTCATGGGCGGGATCATCGATGCCTCGGTGCGGATCTTCCTCGACGTAGTCAGCGCCAACCGTTCGCAGTTCCTGTTTCTCGCCCGTGAGCAGTACGGCGGATCGTTGCCGGTGCGTCAGGCGATCGGTCGCCTGCGCGAGAACATCAGCTCCGACCTGGCGGCGGATCTGGCCTTGATGCCCAAGCTGCAGCACCTGAACCATGAAGGCTTGAGCGTGATGGCCGACCTGATCGTCAAATCGGTGTTCGCCACCCTGCCGGACATCATCGACCCGCCGGCCGAAGCCCTGCCCGAGCATCTGACGCCACAGGCGAAGATCACCCAGCAGTTGCGCTTCATCTTTATCGGGCTCAAGCACTGGCAAGGGCTCGGTAGTACCGAGTGA